The following DNA comes from bacterium.
CTTCGCGATGAGCTCATCGAGGTGCTCACGCTTCCCGGGGCTGAGATCGTTAGGGGCGCGGGCGGCTGCGCCGAAGGGATGCCGGAGACGTTCGCCGGCGGCTCCTGGCCGAAGTTCCGGCCCGAGGGGGTCCTGTTCGTTCACGCCGGTGGGACGGCCGGGCTATTCTCCGGCATCATCGGCAGTTGGAAAAACGGGCCCGGCGGAAGCCAGCCCGTGACCCGGGAGGTGATCCTGTGACAGACCAGATCGTGCTCGACCCGACCAGCGAGCGCACGCCGCAGGTCCGTGTGCGTCCATCTCGTCCGGTGTCATTGTCGGACCGGACCGTGGGGCTGCTCGATATCTCCAAGTCGCGCGGGGATGTGTTTCTGGACCGACTCGACGCCCTGCTCACCGCCCGCGGTCTGCGCGTGCTGCGCTTCCGCAAGCCCACGTTCACCAAGGTGGCTCCGGCCGACCTCCGGTACGAGATCAGCGTTAAGTGCGACGCCGTGATTGAGGGTCTCGCCGACTGAGGGTCGTGCACGTCGTGCAGTGTGCACGACATCGTTGACCTCGAGACCCGCGGGATTCCAGGCGTGATGGTCGCGTCGGACGAGTTCGTGCACGCGGCTGCCGCGCAGGCGCGCGCCCTCGGTGCGGATCCGGCGTGCGTCTTTGTCCGCCATCCGATTCAAGACCGTACCGACGACGAACTCCGCGCCCTTGCCGACGAGGCGGTCGAGGAGATCGTGCGGACGCTCACGGCGGAGCGCCCCCCGGCCTAACTGCGTCCAGCAGCGCAGCCGTCGCGGCCGCGCGTCCGGCCCAAAACAGGGCCACGTGACCGGTGACGGTCTGGTGTGCCTCGTGCCTCGACACCCAGGCCAGGGCTTCTCCCGCCAGCCAACCCAGCGTCCCGCCTGGATCTTGTGAGAGCAACGCGGCGAGGATGAACCTGCGCTCGCCCATCCTGAGGCCGAGTTCGAGACTATGCGCCGCGCGGGCCAGGTCCGCCCTGGTCAGCACCATGCCGCTGCGCACCGGAGAGAGGAGCCCGCTCGTGAACGCCTCGGCGCCGTCCACCCTGGGATCCGGGAGCGGCGGAGCGAGGCGAAGGTGCAGTGGCAGCGCGCCCGGGGGGCCGGCTCCTTCGATCTCGGCCGTGAGGGTTTCGGCGAGCAGCGCGCCCCATGACCGGTAGAAGGGGGGCGCGACGTCGCGGAGTTTGTCGAGGTAGGGGAAGAGCCAGGAGGCCAGGTGCTCCCAGAGGAACGCTTCCCGGCTCAGGCGCCCCATCAGGCGCCGTGGGGGATCGGGTTCCCCGCGCGCGTGCTCGCCGAGGGCCGCGTACAATCCCAACAGCGCGGTGAGGTGATCCGGCTCCGCCGGTGGGGCTCGGTGGAGGGCCCGCCAAAACCCGGCGACGCGGTCCCGCGCGTCTCCTCCAAGCATCCCCTCGGCGCCGAGGTACACCGAGGCATACGGATAGAGCTGCAGCGCGAACACTTCGGTGTACTCGGCCGGGTCCGGGATTCCGTCCAGGCCCAGCAGCCTGCCCAGGCGCGCCTGCTCGGATCCGGGAGGTTCTGCGAGGACCGCCAGCGCTCGGACGAGCTCGCTCACAACCCCACAATGCCGACCGGTTCTCCGGGATCCGGGAGGCGGTAGGCGTCCTTGGCCGGGCGGAGCGGGCGCATCAGCCAGTACGGGCGGCGGGTCCGGTCCGGCGAGTACCGGTCGGCCCCCCGTGTGAGCCCGAGCCACCGGCGATAGACCTCGGCGGAGGCGCTGGTGTCGACATAGATGTCCCCATACTGATCCCTGATGCCGGCCTTCTTGACCCGCACCGCCTGATGCCAGCAGTGTTGACCGGACACCGGGTCGGGGTGCACCGGGAACGTCAGGTTCTGATGGACGCCGACATCCGTCCACCAGATCTTCAACGTATCCCGATCCTGTGACGTGTACGGGCGCACCCCGGCGAGCTGCCGCATTCCCCACCGGTGATCGGTGTGGTCGAGGGACACGCTCGCCATCATCTGCCGCTGAGCGGCGTCGTGCAGCTTCCACCGGCCCATATGGTGGCTGCACGCCACGACCCCAGGGCGGATCCCCTCGGTCACCCACACCTTCACCACGTAGTGGCCGATCTCGGTCTCGACGCGCACCAGGTCCCCGGTGGCCACGTCGATGCGCTTCGCGTCCGAGGGGTGAATCCACAAGGGGTTGGTGTGAGCGATTTCGTCCAGCCACTTGGCGTTCGCGCTGCGCGTATGGATCTGGACCGGCAGGCGGAAGGTCGAGATCAGCGGCATCTGGTCGGGAGCCAGGTGATCGCGGTGGATGTGGCTCTTGATGTAGGTCGGGATCGCGTGCTCCCGCCACCCCCACCCGGCCAGGGTGGAGGAGTAGAACTCGAGTCGCCCTGAGGGGGTCGGGAAGCCGCGTACGATCTCGTCGCCAACCAGCACCCCCACAGGCCGTCGTCCTTCCGAATCGAGATCCGGGCTTCCGGTCGGGACGATGTTGGGGTTCGGCGGCGCAGGGGACTTGGTGTACACTCGGCCGGTCCGCTCGACGCGCATGCCGGCCAGTTCCTGCGTGGGCACCGGCTGCTCGTGGAGCGGCCCGATGGATCTCGCGACTTCGAAGGCGCCGTACCGGCGCATGTACGCGAGCGGCGTGATCCCTTCGGCCGCCGCCCGCTCGGGGAGGCCGGGGACGGAGTGCTCGAAGATATACCCGTAGTATTCGTCGACGGTCAGCTTCTGGCCGGGGGTGCGTCGAGACTCGAAGTAGCGCCGGATGCCGAGGCCGCCGTCCGGATCGATGCGCCAGGACAGCTCGATCCAGAACTCGTTTTCCTCCCACACCTCTCCCGGATTGACCTGGCGGGTGTCGGCGACGCGCTCCCCGAGCCGTTCGCGCGCCGCGCGGAGGACGGGCTGCCGGAACCCGATCCACTGGCCGTCGTACTGTTCGTAGGAATGGAGATCGTGGCGCTCGGACCCGTGTCCCATCGGCAGGATGTAGTCCGCGAAGAACGCGGTCTCGCTCCACGTAGGCGTGAGCGCGACGTGGAGCCTCAGCAGAGACTCATCGGTGAGGGCCTCGATCCACGAGAACCCATCGGGGTTGGTCCAGACCGGGTTGTACACCCGGGTGAAGTACACGTCGAGGTGGCCGCGGCGCGCTTTGAGCAGATGGGGGAGCAAAAACGAGAGTTCGTTGATGGCCAGCGGGTATTCGCGCGGCCAGGTCAGCTCGTTCCACACGGACGGATGCGGCGGGACGTAGATCGGGCGGGGGACAAACTTGTTCCACGCGTTGGGATACGTCCCGCCTTCCGTCGCCACGGCTCCCAACAACGCGTTGAGGAGGAAGAGGGTCCGGGCCACCTGCCATCCGCCGAGGTTGCCGGCGGCCGCGCTCCGCCAGGTGTGGGTGGAGAGCCGCGTACCCGCGATCGCCACGGTCGCCGCGATCTCCTGGAGTGTCGCGGCGTCCACCCCCGACTCTGCGGCGGCGAACTCGAACGTATACGACGTGTACAGCGTCTTGAGGACGGCCTCGAATTGCTCGAAGGTGGGGGGGACGGCGGGGTGCTCGCGCTCCAGGTACTCCTGCCAGTTCCACCACCGCCGCACGAACTCCCGGTCGTAGAGGTCGTGCTGGATCAAGTGGTTGGCGATCGCCAAGAGGATGGCCGCCTCGCTCCCGGGGTAGGGGGCCACCCAGTGATCGGCGTGCGTGGCGGTGTTCGAGAGCCGCGTATCGAAGACGATCAGCTTCGCCCCGCGCTGCTTCGCTTCGATGACACGCTGCGCATGCGGGTTGAAGTAGTGACCGGCCTCCAGGTGGCTGCTGATCAACAGGATGACCCTGGCGTTGGCATGATCGGGGCTCGGCCGGTCCAGCCCCATCCAAAAGTGATAGCCCGTCCTGCCGCCGCTCGAGCACACGTTGGTGTGGGTGTTGTGCCCGTCGACGCCCCACGCGGCCAGCACCCGCTCGGTGAAGCCGTCTTCTCCCGGCCGGCCAACATGGTACATGATCTCATTGTGCCGGCCCTCGGCGATCGCGTGTCGCACGCGGATCGCGATGTCGTCGAGGGCCTCGTCCCAGCTGACCCGCACCCACTGCCCCGCGCCGCGGCGTCCGACCCGCTTGAGCGGATATAGGATGCGATCCGGGTCGGTGACCTGGTTGAGCGTCGCGGGTCCTTTGGCGCAGTTCCGTCCGCGTGAGCCGGGGTGCTCGGGATTGCCCTCGAACTTTCGGACCTGCAGGGTGTCCTTGTCCACGTACGCCAGCAGCCCGCACGCGGACTCGCAGTTGAAGCACGTAGTGGGCACGAGCATATAGCGCTTCTCGACCCGCGCCGGCCAAGC
Coding sequences within:
- a CDS encoding UGSC family (seleno)protein; translation: MTDQIVLDPTSERTPQVRVRPSRPVSLSDRTVGLLDISKSRGDVFLDRLDALLTARGLRVLRFRKPTFTKVAPADLRYEISVKCDAVIEGLADUGSCTSCSVHDIVDLETRGIPGVMVASDEFVHAAAAQARALGADPACVFVRHPIQDRTDDELRALADEAVEEIVRTLTAERPPA
- a CDS encoding molecular chaperone TorD family protein, which encodes MSELVRALAVLAEPPGSEQARLGRLLGLDGIPDPAEYTEVFALQLYPYASVYLGAEGMLGGDARDRVAGFWRALHRAPPAEPDHLTALLGLYAALGEHARGEPDPPRRLMGRLSREAFLWEHLASWLFPYLDKLRDVAPPFYRSWGALLAETLTAEIEGAGPPGALPLHLRLAPPLPDPRVDGAEAFTSGLLSPVRSGMVLTRADLARAAHSLELGLRMGERRFILAALLSQDPGGTLGWLAGEALAWVSRHEAHQTVTGHVALFWAGRAAATAALLDAVRPGGAPP
- a CDS encoding molybdopterin-dependent oxidoreductase; translation: MRLEQLNARVSAAREAAEARGETFYPGPSRIHLAAFPPKERWDDWVELDSKAWPARVEKRYMLVPTTCFNCESACGLLAYVDKDTLQVRKFEGNPEHPGSRGRNCAKGPATLNQVTDPDRILYPLKRVGRRGAGQWVRVSWDEALDDIAIRVRHAIAEGRHNEIMYHVGRPGEDGFTERVLAAWGVDGHNTHTNVCSSGGRTGYHFWMGLDRPSPDHANARVILLISSHLEAGHYFNPHAQRVIEAKQRGAKLIVFDTRLSNTATHADHWVAPYPGSEAAILLAIANHLIQHDLYDREFVRRWWNWQEYLEREHPAVPPTFEQFEAVLKTLYTSYTFEFAAAESGVDAATLQEIAATVAIAGTRLSTHTWRSAAAGNLGGWQVARTLFLLNALLGAVATEGGTYPNAWNKFVPRPIYVPPHPSVWNELTWPREYPLAINELSFLLPHLLKARRGHLDVYFTRVYNPVWTNPDGFSWIEALTDESLLRLHVALTPTWSETAFFADYILPMGHGSERHDLHSYEQYDGQWIGFRQPVLRAARERLGERVADTRQVNPGEVWEENEFWIELSWRIDPDGGLGIRRYFESRRTPGQKLTVDEYYGYIFEHSVPGLPERAAAEGITPLAYMRRYGAFEVARSIGPLHEQPVPTQELAGMRVERTGRVYTKSPAPPNPNIVPTGSPDLDSEGRRPVGVLVGDEIVRGFPTPSGRLEFYSSTLAGWGWREHAIPTYIKSHIHRDHLAPDQMPLISTFRLPVQIHTRSANAKWLDEIAHTNPLWIHPSDAKRIDVATGDLVRVETEIGHYVVKVWVTEGIRPGVVACSHHMGRWKLHDAAQRQMMASVSLDHTDHRWGMRQLAGVRPYTSQDRDTLKIWWTDVGVHQNLTFPVHPDPVSGQHCWHQAVRVKKAGIRDQYGDIYVDTSASAEVYRRWLGLTRGADRYSPDRTRRPYWLMRPLRPAKDAYRLPDPGEPVGIVGL